The Streptomyces sp. DH-12 genome has a window encoding:
- a CDS encoding MFS transporter, whose amino-acid sequence MASTVTTSKDSAATSRPGYGRLLRTRGAWTFLLPGFAARQPFAMLTLSIVLLVQHTTGSYGAAGAVAAVTGVSMALFAPCTGRLADRHGQRAVLVPGVLVHAAAGLALTALALNGAPLWALFAAAVPTGASVPQVGPMVRARWGVRLKDSPLMATATAFESVTDEFTFVVGPLLATALCTTVDPSAGLIAEAALTLVGGLLFAAQKGTQPPVAAAGDGHARVRNASALRVPGVRVLIVTFLGIGSVFGGMQVSLAAFTESIGEPGLNGVLYGVFAAGNMLAGLACGAIAWKAAPQRRLIVAYAALALAASALWTADSALLLGALGLLVGMCIAPALITGYTLVESLVPAGARTEAFTWLTGAVALGQATAVTVAGQFEDRLWDGAGFLVPMGGTLLALATLLALRSRLAGDPRGRTVARGMGHRESVAVD is encoded by the coding sequence GTGGCATCCACGGTCACCACGTCGAAGGACTCGGCGGCCACCTCCCGACCGGGATACGGCCGCCTGCTGCGCACCCGCGGCGCGTGGACGTTCCTGCTCCCCGGCTTCGCGGCGCGTCAGCCGTTCGCGATGCTCACCCTCTCCATCGTGCTGCTCGTCCAGCACACCACCGGCTCGTACGGCGCGGCCGGCGCCGTCGCGGCCGTCACCGGCGTCTCCATGGCGCTGTTCGCCCCCTGCACGGGACGGCTCGCCGACCGCCACGGCCAGCGCGCCGTGCTGGTGCCCGGCGTGCTGGTGCACGCGGCGGCCGGACTCGCCCTCACCGCGCTCGCGCTGAACGGCGCACCCCTGTGGGCGCTGTTCGCCGCCGCCGTCCCCACCGGCGCCTCGGTGCCGCAGGTCGGGCCGATGGTGCGCGCCCGCTGGGGCGTCCGCCTCAAGGACTCCCCGCTGATGGCGACCGCCACGGCCTTCGAGTCCGTCACCGACGAGTTCACCTTCGTCGTCGGCCCGCTGCTCGCCACCGCCCTGTGCACGACGGTCGACCCGTCCGCCGGCCTGATCGCCGAGGCCGCGCTCACCCTGGTCGGCGGTCTGCTGTTCGCCGCGCAGAAGGGCACCCAGCCGCCGGTCGCCGCGGCCGGCGACGGCCACGCGCGCGTACGGAACGCCTCCGCGCTGCGCGTGCCCGGCGTGCGGGTGCTGATCGTGACCTTCCTCGGCATCGGCTCCGTCTTCGGCGGCATGCAGGTCTCCCTGGCCGCGTTCACCGAGTCCATCGGCGAACCCGGCCTCAACGGCGTCCTCTACGGCGTCTTCGCCGCCGGCAACATGCTCGCGGGCCTCGCCTGCGGCGCGATCGCCTGGAAGGCCGCCCCGCAGCGCCGCCTGATCGTCGCCTACGCCGCCCTCGCGCTCGCCGCGTCCGCCCTGTGGACGGCGGATTCGGCGCTGCTGCTGGGCGCGCTCGGCCTGCTGGTCGGCATGTGCATCGCACCGGCGCTGATCACCGGCTACACGCTCGTCGAGAGCCTGGTCCCGGCCGGCGCCCGCACCGAGGCGTTCACCTGGCTGACCGGCGCCGTCGCGCTCGGCCAGGCCACCGCCGTCACCGTCGCCGGACAGTTCGAGGACCGGCTGTGGGACGGCGCCGGATTCCTGGTGCCGATGGGCGGCACGCTGCTGGCCCTGGCGACCCTGCTGGCCCTGCGCTCGCGGCTCGCGGGCGATCCGCGCGGGCGTACCGTCGCACGTGGCATGGGTCACCGCGAGTCCGTCGCGGTGGACTAG